A part of Candidatus Deferrimicrobium borealis genomic DNA contains:
- a CDS encoding ribonuclease J, giving the protein MTLRVIPMGGVGEIGLNCMLFDDGGSALLVDAGLLFPDDTMLGVDYVVPDFSVLRSTAPHLGALLLTHGHEDHIGAVPFLLREFDIPIYGTRLTLGLLRHRLAEHGLEASARLFPIDRDARFRFGNFDVEAFPVCHSIPDAVGYVLRCPEGIFVHTGDFKIDPYPLDGVPTGMERLREISAEGVTALFSDSTNVEREGVSPPEKFVGEALAEIFGQVTGRVVVGMFSSNLHRIQEAIKAAGLCGRRVALCGRSMVRNVATAIDLGYLALPSPDILIPVEEAVSLPDRAVAVLTTGSQGEPRSALALMALGEHKHLKVRPSDTIVLSSKFIPGNERAIAGLINRFFLAGADVLYEKISEIHVSGHASVEELRTMIAAVRPANFVPVHGEPRLLVRHRNLAREEGVPRVAMLRNGDVLAFSGGKMSLAGRIEVGRRFVDGKGIGDVESLVLKDRVHLSQVGLVMVVLAFSSTTGELLYGPDIVTRGVVTESGSEELVEGARDEVLRAIGEIGADARTDTAEMQTAIRRVVRRFFNKRIDRKPMIVPVLLEL; this is encoded by the coding sequence ATGACGCTGCGAGTGATCCCGATGGGGGGGGTCGGCGAGATCGGCCTCAACTGCATGCTGTTCGACGACGGCGGCTCCGCGCTGCTCGTCGACGCCGGCCTCCTCTTCCCCGACGACACGATGCTGGGGGTCGACTACGTCGTCCCCGACTTTTCCGTTCTGCGCTCCACTGCGCCCCACCTCGGCGCGCTCCTGCTCACCCACGGGCACGAGGACCACATCGGCGCCGTCCCCTTCCTTCTTCGCGAATTCGACATCCCGATCTACGGTACCCGCCTTACGCTGGGGCTGCTTCGCCATCGTCTCGCCGAGCACGGGCTCGAGGCGTCCGCGAGGCTTTTCCCGATCGACCGGGATGCCCGGTTCCGCTTCGGGAACTTCGACGTGGAGGCGTTCCCCGTCTGCCACAGCATCCCCGACGCCGTGGGATACGTCCTGCGGTGCCCCGAGGGAATCTTCGTCCACACGGGGGATTTCAAGATCGACCCGTATCCGCTCGACGGCGTGCCGACCGGGATGGAACGGCTCCGGGAGATCTCCGCGGAAGGGGTCACCGCGCTCTTCTCCGATTCCACGAACGTGGAGCGGGAGGGGGTGAGCCCGCCGGAGAAGTTCGTCGGAGAGGCCCTCGCGGAGATCTTCGGACAGGTCACGGGGAGGGTCGTGGTGGGCATGTTCTCCTCGAACCTCCACCGGATCCAGGAGGCGATCAAGGCGGCCGGACTCTGCGGCCGGCGGGTGGCCCTGTGCGGAAGGAGCATGGTGCGGAACGTGGCGACGGCGATCGACCTCGGTTACCTCGCGCTTCCGTCGCCGGACATCCTGATCCCCGTCGAGGAGGCGGTTTCGCTGCCGGATCGCGCCGTGGCGGTACTCACCACCGGAAGCCAGGGGGAGCCGCGGTCGGCGCTTGCTCTGATGGCGCTCGGAGAGCACAAGCATCTGAAGGTGCGGCCGAGCGACACGATCGTCCTCTCCTCGAAGTTCATCCCCGGCAACGAGCGGGCGATCGCGGGCCTCATCAACCGCTTTTTTCTCGCGGGGGCGGATGTTCTCTATGAGAAGATATCGGAGATCCACGTGTCCGGGCACGCAAGCGTCGAGGAGCTCCGGACGATGATCGCTGCGGTCCGGCCGGCGAATTTCGTCCCCGTCCACGGGGAGCCGCGGCTTCTCGTCCGGCACCGGAACCTGGCGCGGGAGGAGGGGGTGCCGCGCGTCGCGATGCTGCGGAACGGCGACGTGCTCGCCTTCTCGGGGGGGAAGATGTCGCTCGCCGGGCGGATCGAGGTCGGGCGCCGCTTCGTCGACGGAAAGGGGATCGGCGACGTCGAGAGCCTCGTTCTCAAGGATCGGGTCCATCTCTCCCAGGTCGGGCTGGTGATGGTCGTTCTCGCCTTCTCCTCGACCACGGGCGAACTCCTCTACGGTCCCGATATCGTCACCCGCGGCGTCGTGACCGAAAGTGGTTCCGAAGAGCTCGTCGAGGGGGCGCGGGACGAGGTTCTCCGCGCGATCGGGGAGATCGGGGCCGACGCGCGGACCGACACGGCGGAGATGCAGACCGCGATCCGGAGGGTGGTGCGCCGCTTCTTCAACAAGCGCATCGATCGGAAACCGATGATCGTCCCCGTGCTCCTGGAGCTTTGA